The following coding sequences are from one Carcharodon carcharias isolate sCarCar2 chromosome 13, sCarCar2.pri, whole genome shotgun sequence window:
- the kiss2 gene encoding kisspeptin 2, with protein sequence MTRLLLFVAVIAHCQNVYLAKPVSSEKFVSVDSMFPAREAQFPRNSHALARNLDAQNSSEQSSMCYFMQESDLESQISCKLRFTRSKFNFNPFGLRFGKRDDAGSVNWKTLIVNGNKLPFLWKHKIPT encoded by the exons ATGACCAGACTGCTGCTTTTCGTGGCTGTTATAGCACATTGCCAGAATGTATACTTGGCGAAACCGGTCTCCAGTGAGAAATTCGTATCTGTGG ATTCAATGTTCCCGGCCCGTGAGGCACAATTTCCGAGGAATTCCCATGCTTTGGCTCGAAATTTAGATGCCCAGAACTCATCTGAACAGTCCAGCATGTGCTACTTCATGCAGGAGAGCGACCTAGAGAGCCAGATTTCCTGCAAACTCCGTTTCACCAGGAGCAAATTTAACTTCAATCCCTTCGGACTTCGGTTCGGTAAGAGAGATGACGCCGGCTCGGTTAACTGGAAGACCCTGATTGTAAACGGGAACAAGCTGCCTTTTCTTTGGAAACATAAGATCCCAACATGA